In Syntrophus gentianae, the following proteins share a genomic window:
- a CDS encoding monovalent cation:proton antiporter-2 (CPA2) family protein, producing MTSTLLHDALIYLAAAIFFVPIAKRIGMGSVLGYLIGGIIIGPFCLGFVGGEGKDVMHFAEFGVVMMLFLIGLELEPSHLWRIRRLILGTGILQLGLTTLLFLAMFLIFGFSWPAALACGLALSMSSTAIVLQTLREKGLSATQSGRCSFAVLLFQDISVIPILALLPLLAVSTVSAQSGESGTLLQGLPGWAQTIALLLAVNLVVASGRFLIVPFLRFIARLHLQELFTASALFIVIATASLMTLVGLSPALGTFLAGVVLANSEYRHELESDIAPFKGVLLGLFFISVGTAVNFTLILNEPLKILTLVCAVIAIKFGVLALTGKLSRLSFDQNLLFSLGLAQVGEFAFVLFSFISQLSILSPSWTDTMMGVTALSMTVTPLLLMINERLILPRFGTLEKMETAPDAIDLHSPVIIAGFGHFGSTVGRFLRANGIQATILDNDSDRVDLLRKMGFRVFYGDATRVDILKAAGADQARILIAAIGSPEINSDLIEKTRKLFPHLSIMARAENRLDAYHLMETGITDIYRETLDTSVRLGIDCLVKLGFRRYSALRSGQNFIRYDEAAMQKLAPHRHDKETYIDNFREEIQNQEELLTSDRESNPTRNDHAWDSESLRKEFDHRR from the coding sequence ATGACCAGCACCCTCCTCCACGACGCCCTCATCTATCTGGCGGCGGCGATCTTCTTTGTTCCCATTGCCAAAAGAATCGGGATGGGATCGGTCCTGGGATATCTCATTGGGGGCATCATCATCGGTCCCTTCTGTCTCGGCTTTGTCGGCGGCGAGGGAAAGGATGTGATGCACTTTGCCGAATTCGGCGTGGTGATGATGCTTTTTCTCATCGGCCTTGAGTTGGAGCCTTCTCATCTCTGGCGGATTCGCCGGCTCATCCTGGGGACGGGAATCCTGCAGCTCGGCTTGACCACCCTCCTCTTTCTGGCCATGTTCCTTATCTTCGGATTTTCCTGGCCGGCAGCCCTGGCCTGTGGGCTGGCCTTATCCATGTCGTCCACGGCGATCGTCCTGCAGACTCTGCGGGAAAAGGGCTTGTCAGCGACGCAATCGGGGAGATGCTCCTTCGCCGTGCTCCTTTTTCAGGACATTTCCGTCATTCCCATTCTGGCGCTCCTGCCGCTTCTGGCCGTTTCCACCGTTTCGGCCCAGAGCGGGGAATCCGGCACCTTGCTGCAGGGACTGCCCGGATGGGCTCAGACGATCGCCCTGCTTCTGGCCGTCAACCTGGTGGTCGCCAGTGGCCGGTTCCTGATTGTTCCCTTCCTGCGCTTCATCGCCCGCCTCCATCTTCAGGAATTGTTCACCGCCTCGGCCCTGTTCATCGTCATCGCCACCGCCTCTCTCATGACCCTGGTAGGTCTCAGCCCCGCCCTGGGAACCTTTCTGGCGGGGGTCGTTCTGGCCAACAGCGAATACCGGCATGAACTGGAAAGCGACATCGCCCCCTTCAAAGGGGTTCTTCTCGGCCTGTTTTTCATCTCCGTGGGAACAGCCGTCAACTTCACCCTGATCCTCAACGAACCCCTCAAAATCCTGACCCTTGTGTGTGCGGTGATCGCCATCAAGTTCGGCGTTCTCGCTCTGACGGGAAAGCTGTCCCGGCTGAGTTTTGATCAGAATCTCCTCTTCAGTCTCGGCCTTGCCCAGGTCGGGGAATTCGCCTTCGTCCTCTTCTCCTTCATCAGCCAGCTTTCGATCCTGTCGCCGTCATGGACGGACACGATGATGGGAGTGACCGCCCTCAGCATGACGGTCACTCCGCTGTTATTGATGATCAATGAACGCCTGATCCTTCCCCGGTTCGGCACCCTGGAAAAGATGGAAACGGCGCCGGATGCCATTGATCTCCATTCCCCGGTCATCATCGCCGGTTTCGGTCATTTCGGCAGCACGGTGGGAAGGTTCCTCCGGGCAAACGGGATTCAGGCCACGATCCTGGACAACGATTCCGACCGGGTGGATCTGCTGAGGAAGATGGGATTCAGGGTTTTCTACGGGGACGCCACACGCGTCGATATTCTCAAGGCGGCCGGAGCCGACCAGGCCAGAATCCTGATCGCAGCCATCGGTTCGCCGGAGATCAATTCCGATCTTATCGAAAAAACCCGGAAGCTGTTCCCTCATCTTTCGATCATGGCCCGTGCCGAAAACAGGCTGGACGCCTACCATTTGATGGAGACGGGCATAACGGACATTTACCGGGAGACCCTTGACACCTCCGTGCGCCTGGGGATCGATTGCCTGGTCAAGCTCGGCTTTCGAAGGTACAGCGCCCTGCGCTCGGGGCAGAATTTTATCCGGTACGATGAAGCGGCCATGCAGAAACTTGCACCGCACCGCCATGATAAGGAAACCTATATTGACAATTTCCGGGAAGAGATTCAGAACCAGGAAGAACTGCTGACCAGCGACCGGGAAAGCAACCCCACTCGGAACGATCATGCATGGGACAGCGAGAGTCTCCGCAAAGAGTTTGACCACCGAAGATAA
- a CDS encoding NAD(P)H-dependent oxidoreductase — translation MNRILILFAHPRFENSRVNRALLKDIWGHPAVTLNDLYELYPDFNIDVEREKARLTEHQVLVWQHPIYMYSAPALLKQWIDLVLEHGWAHGEGGDVLRNKWIFNAISSGGTRNEYAPDGFNRFTMGEFLIPFQQTATLCRMIYLPPFAVQGTYRLMNSDLEHYAALYRTLLDRLAQGNLDIESARTFPFLNDWLLSEAGDKP, via the coding sequence ATGAATCGGATTCTGATCCTTTTTGCCCATCCCCGTTTTGAAAATTCGCGCGTCAACCGTGCGCTGTTAAAGGACATTTGGGGACATCCGGCAGTAACGCTCAACGACTTATATGAACTGTACCCAGACTTCAATATCGACGTGGAACGGGAAAAGGCCCGGCTGACGGAACATCAGGTTCTTGTCTGGCAGCACCCCATCTATATGTACAGCGCCCCGGCACTGCTCAAACAGTGGATCGATCTGGTCCTTGAACATGGGTGGGCCCATGGTGAAGGGGGAGATGTCTTAAGGAACAAATGGATTTTTAACGCCATTTCGTCCGGCGGAACGAGGAATGAATATGCGCCAGACGGGTTCAACCGCTTTACGATGGGAGAATTCCTGATTCCCTTTCAGCAGACGGCCACCCTCTGCAGGATGATCTATCTGCCGCCCTTTGCCGTACAGGGAACCTATCGGTTGATGAATTCGGATCTGGAGCACTATGCCGCACTGTATCGCACCCTGCTGGACCGGCTTGCGCAGGGAAACCTGGACATCGAATCCGCCCGGACCTTCCCCTTCCTGAACGATTGGCTGCTTTCCGAGGCGGGGGACAAACCATGA
- a CDS encoding flavin reductase family protein translates to MEKEWQDVLDRFSYGIYLVTVSSPEGYNGMIASWVTQCSHEPPRIALAIRKNRLCHEQIRESGNFCINVLPREAADRIAQFKIADWKKKFDNCKCSPSPSGLPVLDDSIGYLDCSLDHTIGTGDHTLFIGTVKAGGLVKADNVVPLSTADYQGVYRGSR, encoded by the coding sequence ATGGAAAAAGAATGGCAGGATGTCCTCGACCGGTTTTCTTACGGCATCTATCTCGTCACCGTTTCATCCCCGGAGGGATATAACGGCATGATCGCCTCCTGGGTAACCCAATGCTCCCATGAACCGCCACGCATTGCCCTGGCCATCCGGAAAAACAGGCTCTGCCACGAACAGATCCGGGAGTCGGGGAACTTCTGCATCAACGTCCTGCCCAGGGAGGCGGCCGATAGAATTGCACAGTTCAAAATCGCGGACTGGAAGAAAAAATTCGACAACTGCAAATGCAGTCCGTCGCCGTCCGGGCTGCCTGTCCTGGACGACTCCATCGGATACCTGGACTGCTCGCTGGATCACACGATCGGCACAGGCGATCATACCCTCTTCATCGGGACGGTTAAAGCAGGTGGCTTGGTCAAGGCGGACAATGTCGTCCCCCTGTCGACCGCGGACTATCAGGGCGTATACAGGGGGTCACGGTAG